A region from the Drosophila takahashii strain IR98-3 E-12201 chromosome 2L, DtakHiC1v2, whole genome shotgun sequence genome encodes:
- the Cyp4d21 gene encoding probable cytochrome P450 4d21: MLVSLIIGALILLLVWDFRRKRCRVATFERSKISGPLSIPILGNGVQALTLKPENMIKRFGKYFNQYGNNFRIWILGESYMYTKDLKVFEAILSSSTLLKKAELYRYMRDFLNDGLLLSTGRKWISRRKAVTPAFHYKCLEYFVDIMDRNSRIMVEKLRTVADGKTSIDLFKYVSLEALDVTTETAMGVHVNAQNDPNCAYTKALKSVVYIESNRMVSVFQRFDWLFPLAAPLVYRRLQRDLRIMQDFTDKVIRERRAILDQSKVDGTYRPLSLGDEETGSKSKMALLDILLQASIENKPLSDKDIREEVNVFIFAGDDTTTSGVSHALRVISRHPKVQQCIYEELLSVLGPDPNSPVTQSLLLDLKYLECVIKETMRLYPPVPIVGRYIPEDLRVGDKTIPGDTSVLLMPYYVFRDPKYFPDPLVFRPERWLNGKEASLPTYAYIPFSSGPKNCIGKKFAYLQIKTLISKVIRHYELLPLGADPNPTYTFILSSSTGCNIGLRPRKTT; encoded by the exons ATGTTGGTATCTTTGATTATTGGAGCTCTGATCTTGCTTCTCGTCTGGGACTTCCGACGTAAGCGATGCCGAGTTGCCACTTTTGAGAGATCGAAAATCTCCGGACCACTTTCGATTCCTATATTGGGAAATGGAGTGCAGGCATTGACTTTGAAGCCGGAGA ATATGATCAAaaggtttggaaaatatttcaatcaaTACGGCAACAACTTTCGTATCTGGATCCTAGGCGAAAGCTACATGTATACCAAGGACTTGAAGGTTTTTGAGGCCATTCTTAGCAGTAGCACCCTACTGAAAAAGGCTGAGCTTTACCGATATATGCGTGACTTCCTTAACGATGGACTTCTTTTAAGCACGGGAAGAAAATGGATTTCTCGGAGGAAGGCTGTAACTCCCGCCTTTCACTATAAATGCCTCGAATATTTTGTGGATATAATGGATAGAAACAGTAGGATTATGGTGGAGAAATTGAGAACGGTTGCAGATGGGAAAACATCAATTGACCTTTTCAAGTATGTATCTTTGGAAGCTCTTGATGTGACCACAG agACCGCCATGGGAGTCCATGTGAATGCCCAGAACGACCCTAACTGCGCCTACACCAAGGCGCTTAAGAG TGTGGTTTATATTGAGTCGAACCGGATGGTAAGTGTCTTCCAGCGTTTTGACTGGCTTTTTCCGCTGGCAGCCCCATTGGTTTACCGGCGATTGCAAAGAGATTTGCGCATTATGCAAGACTTTACCGACAAGGTCATTCGCGAAAGACGAGCGATTCTAGATCAGTCAAAAGTTGACGGCACCTACAGACCGCTGA GTCTGGGAGATGAAGAGACCGGTAGTAAATCTAAAATGGCCCTTCTGGACATCCTGCTGCAAGCCTCTATCGAAAATAAGCCCCTAAGCGATAAGGATATTCGTGAGGAGGTTAACGTCTTCATATTCGCGGGAGATGACACCACCACCAGTGGGGTATCCCATGCCTTACGTGTCATTTCAAGGCATCCCAAAGTGCAGCAGTGCATCTACGAGGAGCTATTGTCTGTGCTGGGTCCAGATCCCAACTCTCCAGTGACCCAGTCCCTGTTACTGGATCTAAAATATCTTGAGTGCGTGATCAAGGAGACAATGCGTTTGTATCCGCCAGTTCCAATAGTCGGTAGATACATCCCCGAGGACTTGAGAGTGGGGGATAAAACGATTCCCGGCGATACAAGCGTTTTACTAATGCCGTACTATGTCTTCCGAGATCCAAAATACTTTCCTGATCCCCTTGTTTTTAGGCCCGAACGATGGCTGAATGGCAAAGAGGCGTCTCTCCCTACCTATGCTTATATTCCTTTTAGTTCAGGACCCAAGAACTGCATAGGAAAGAAGTTCGCCTACCTCCAAATAAAAACGTTGATAAGTAAGGTCATACGACATTACGAATTACTTCCGCTTGGAGCGGACCCCAATCcaacatatacatttatattgaGTTCCTCTACAGGATGTAATATTGGCCTCAGGCCTAGAAAAActacataa